In Fluviispira sanaruensis, a genomic segment contains:
- the grxD gene encoding Grx4 family monothiol glutaredoxin has protein sequence MNPTWKTKIENDVKNNDIMVYMRGTPEAPRCGFSARVVRALNELGRPFGSEDMDSDPELWSTLKEINNWPTSPQIFVKGEFVGGCDIFIEMFKSGELHEKLGIQK, from the coding sequence TTGAATCCAACTTGGAAAACTAAAATTGAAAATGATGTAAAAAATAACGATATAATGGTTTATATGCGCGGGACCCCTGAAGCACCTCGCTGCGGTTTTTCTGCACGCGTTGTGCGTGCTTTAAATGAGCTTGGTCGTCCTTTTGGCTCTGAAGATATGGACAGTGATCCAGAACTTTGGTCAACATTAAAAGAAATCAACAATTGGCCAACCTCACCACAGATCTTTGTTAAAGGAGAATTTGTCGGTGGTTGCGATATTTTTATTGAAATGTTCAAATCGGGTGAATTGCACGAAAAGCTTGGTATTCAAAAATAA
- a CDS encoding BolA/IbaG family iron-sulfur metabolism protein → MLSHEVKKRIESGIAEAECLVSEFSGGTDHYSVIVISNAFEGQPALKRHRMIMELFKEEVDTGEVHALAIKAYTQKQWADEKQKHQPL, encoded by the coding sequence ATGTTGAGCCATGAAGTGAAAAAGCGTATTGAATCTGGGATTGCTGAAGCGGAGTGCCTTGTCAGTGAATTTTCAGGCGGAACAGACCACTATTCTGTCATTGTGATTTCAAATGCTTTTGAAGGCCAACCTGCTTTAAAACGCCATAGAATGATTATGGAACTATTTAAAGAAGAGGTTGATACCGGTGAAGTGCATGCTCTCGCTATAAAAGCATATACCCAGAAGCAATGGGCGGATGAAAAACAAAAACATCAACCCCTCTAA